One Nostoc punctiforme PCC 73102 DNA window includes the following coding sequences:
- a CDS encoding SDR family NAD(P)-dependent oxidoreductase: protein MKHLEDRVALVTGATRGIGRGIAIGLAEAGATVYVTGRSLNNSSSDAVSGSLSETQSTIEEAGGVCIPVQVDHSDDEQVRLLFERIQDEQDGQLDLLVNNAYSGVEAIRNAFGQPFWDCEPNLWDASNNVGLRSHYVASVFAARMMTKRKSGLICTISSWGSMFHIFNTAYGVGKAACDRLAADMAVELKPHNVASVSIWPGIVGTELFSRFASEMNQTNATEPKNSLISDRYNWETPLLTGRVIAALACEPNLMLRTGRVQIVAELADKYGIVDENGDRPASLRSLRFVLPTALPILRNYSWLIPDIKMPWSLLLLSALSSPKI, encoded by the coding sequence GTGAAACACCTTGAGGATAGAGTGGCATTGGTAACAGGTGCTACGCGGGGAATTGGTAGGGGAATTGCTATTGGTTTGGCTGAGGCTGGGGCAACTGTATACGTCACGGGACGCAGCCTTAACAACTCCTCTAGTGATGCAGTTTCAGGGAGTCTTAGTGAAACCCAATCAACTATAGAGGAAGCAGGTGGTGTGTGTATTCCCGTCCAAGTAGACCACAGCGACGATGAGCAGGTGCGTTTACTGTTTGAGCGCATCCAAGATGAGCAGGATGGACAACTCGACCTATTGGTGAATAATGCTTACTCAGGAGTTGAGGCAATAAGAAACGCTTTTGGGCAGCCCTTTTGGGATTGTGAACCAAATCTGTGGGATGCAAGTAACAACGTTGGTCTTCGTAGCCACTATGTAGCGAGTGTTTTTGCTGCGCGAATGATGACCAAGCGTAAATCTGGACTAATTTGCACCATTTCCTCGTGGGGCAGTATGTTTCACATCTTTAATACAGCTTATGGTGTTGGGAAAGCAGCTTGCGATCGCCTAGCGGCTGATATGGCTGTTGAGTTAAAACCTCATAATGTCGCTTCTGTTTCAATTTGGCCAGGTATTGTTGGTACTGAGCTTTTTTCCCGTTTTGCTTCTGAGATGAATCAAACCAATGCTACTGAGCCAAAAAACTCATTAATTAGCGATCGCTACAACTGGGAAACTCCCTTATTAACTGGACGGGTAATTGCTGCACTTGCTTGTGAACCAAATTTAATGCTCCGTACAGGACGTGTGCAGATTGTTGCCGAACTAGCTGATAAATATGGGATTGTCGATGAAAATGGCGATCGGCCCGCATCACTACGCTCTTTACGTTTTGTGCTACCGACTGCATTACCTATACTGAGAAACTATTCATGGCTCATACCCGATATTAAAATGCCGTGGTCACTCCTATTACTGAGTGCCCTTAGCTCACCTAAAATTTAA
- a CDS encoding N-acetylmuramoyl-L-alanine amidase, whose amino-acid sequence MKFGIDSGHNCPPDTGASGIKFEDNLTLDVGNRVIAKLRALGNEVVVCRPSSARTVTESLSKRCSTANGSKVDIYVSIHFNCFNGQANGTEVFATSDTGRKIAKPVLDEIVKLGFFNRGVKSGSHLYVLKNTDMPAILVECCFIDSQKDVNLFNPEAMANAIVKGLTGKVPSTPVNPVPDEEENVDATILRLQKSLNRLKITDKNGNALVEDGFTGANTKSAVEKFQAIIGVQTTGIADSTTWNAINLILAKRIIRPNHAGGAVVRYLQYRLGVENDGVYGPQTEVVVKNFQKQNGLDADGIVGPASWQKLIG is encoded by the coding sequence ATGAAATTTGGAATTGATAGCGGGCACAATTGTCCACCAGATACAGGAGCAAGTGGGATTAAATTTGAGGATAATTTAACTCTCGATGTCGGTAATAGAGTCATCGCCAAGTTAAGAGCTTTAGGCAATGAAGTCGTAGTATGTAGACCGAGTAGTGCGCGTACAGTAACTGAATCTCTCTCAAAAAGATGTTCTACAGCCAATGGCAGTAAAGTAGATATTTATGTCTCAATTCACTTTAACTGTTTTAATGGACAGGCTAATGGGACAGAAGTATTTGCAACTAGCGATACAGGCAGAAAAATCGCTAAACCTGTATTAGATGAAATCGTCAAGTTGGGATTTTTTAATCGTGGCGTTAAGAGTGGTTCTCACTTGTATGTTCTAAAGAATACAGATATGCCTGCAATTCTTGTTGAATGCTGCTTCATCGATTCGCAAAAAGATGTGAATCTTTTTAACCCTGAAGCAATGGCCAATGCGATCGTCAAAGGCTTAACTGGTAAAGTACCAAGTACTCCTGTTAACCCCGTACCAGATGAAGAAGAGAATGTAGATGCTACGATTCTCAGACTGCAAAAATCCTTAAATCGACTCAAAATAACTGATAAAAATGGTAATGCATTAGTAGAAGATGGCTTCACTGGGGCTAACACCAAATCTGCTGTAGAAAAATTTCAGGCTATTATCGGAGTTCAGACAACTGGAATTGCTGACTCAACTACATGGAATGCCATAAATCTAATTTTGGCAAAACGAATTATCAGACCAAACCATGCTGGTGGTGCAGTTGTTAGATATTTACAATACCGTTTAGGTGTTGAGAATGATGGTGTTTACGGCCCACAAACAGAGGTTGTAGTCAAGAACTTTCAAAAGCAAAATGGTTTAGATGCCGATGGGATTGTTGGGCCTGCTAGCTGGCAGAAATTAATTGGTTAG
- the bchH gene encoding magnesium chelatase subunit H, with the protein MKRIVLVAGFESFNADLYRKAAFLANSRCPELDIRVFSDRNITSQRAEVEAALDGADAFFGSLLFDYDQVVWLRDRIAQIPIRLVFESALELMSLTKLGDFAIGDKPKGMPKPVKFILDKFSKGREEDKLAGYISFLKIGPKLLKYVPVQKVQDLRNWLIIYGYWNAGGPENVASLFWTLAEKYLNLKVGDIPPLIETPNIGLLHPDYQGFFESPREYLEWYKTHCRDAIHRVSTKPIIGILLYRKHVITKLPYIPQLIRSFEKAGLTPLPIFINGVEGHVAVRDLMTTDYEIQQRQLGNIETPSLSSEAVKVDAIVSTIGFPLVGGPAGSMEAGRQIEVAKRILTAKNVPYIVAAPLLIQDIHSWTRQGVGGLQSVVLYALPELDGAIDTIPLGGLVGENIYLVPERVQRLIDRVKSWVSLRQKPASERKIAIILYGFPPGYGAVGTAALLNVPRSLLKFLHALKEQGYTVGDLPEDGEELICWVKEADESNPLVGQSSRLPLDNGGQDAHPTSTVNARTLEKWLGYLQTSRIEKQWKSLTGTGIKTYGDEFQIGGVQLGNVWIGVQPPLGIQGDPMRLMFERDLTPHPQYAAYYKWLQNEFEADAIVHFGMHGTVEWLPGSPLGNTGYSWSDILLGNLPNLYIYAANNPSESMLAKRRGYGVLISHNVPPYGRAGLYKELVALRDLISEYREDPQKNYVLKEGICKKIVDSGLDADCPFENAKKLGIAFTPENVRMFSGHAFDAYLVELYEYLQVLENRLFSSGLHTLGEKPSEEELGSYLEAYFGDEEEGNEPQRRGEHREKREEEERLLRDLLMQSTDELTNLLRGLNGEYIPPAPGGDLLRDGAGVLPTGRNIHALDPYRMPSPAAYERGREIAQKIIAQHLDEHGKYPETVAVMLWGLDAIKTKGESLGILLELLGAEPVKEGTGRVVRYELKPLAEVGHPRIDVLGNLSGIFRDSFVNIIELLDDLFQRAADADEPEDRNFIRRHALALKAQGVENASARLFSNPAGDFGSLVNDKVVDGNWESGEELGNTWQSRNVFSYGREDKGQARPEVLNTLLKTSDRIVQEIDSVEYGLTDIQEYYANTGGLKKAAEKQGGKKVTTSFVESFSKDTTPRNLDDLLRMEYRTKLVNPKWAQAMANQGSGGAFEISQRMTALIGWGGTADFADDWVYDQAADTYALDAEMAEKLRKANPEAFRNILGRMLEAHGRGFWEADGEKLDKLRQLYELTDEELEGVTV; encoded by the coding sequence ATGAAACGCATCGTCTTGGTTGCTGGGTTTGAATCATTCAACGCTGACTTGTACAGGAAAGCAGCTTTTTTGGCTAACTCTCGCTGTCCTGAGTTGGATATTCGGGTATTTAGCGATCGCAATATTACCAGTCAACGCGCCGAAGTAGAAGCAGCACTTGATGGGGCTGATGCATTTTTCGGTAGCCTACTATTTGATTATGACCAGGTTGTGTGGCTGCGCGATCGCATTGCCCAAATTCCCATTCGGCTAGTGTTTGAGTCAGCCTTGGAATTGATGAGTTTAACCAAGTTGGGCGACTTTGCCATTGGCGACAAACCAAAAGGAATGCCCAAACCAGTTAAATTCATCCTCGACAAATTTAGCAAAGGTCGAGAAGAAGACAAACTTGCTGGTTACATCAGCTTCTTAAAGATTGGCCCCAAACTACTGAAATATGTCCCAGTGCAAAAAGTCCAAGACTTACGCAACTGGTTAATTATCTATGGTTACTGGAATGCTGGCGGGCCAGAAAACGTAGCCTCATTATTCTGGACACTAGCAGAAAAATATTTAAATTTAAAAGTCGGCGACATTCCCCCGTTAATCGAAACCCCCAACATCGGATTACTCCACCCCGATTATCAAGGATTTTTTGAATCCCCCCGCGAGTATTTGGAATGGTATAAAACCCATTGTAGAGACGCGATTCATCGCGTCTCTACAAAACCGATTATCGGTATTCTCCTCTACCGAAAACACGTCATCACAAAACTACCCTACATTCCCCAACTAATTCGTAGTTTTGAAAAAGCCGGGTTAACTCCTTTACCCATCTTCATCAACGGCGTAGAAGGACACGTGGCGGTACGAGATTTGATGACAACCGACTATGAAATTCAGCAACGACAACTAGGTAATATAGAGACTCCCTCACTATCAAGTGAAGCAGTTAAAGTAGATGCGATCGTTTCAACAATTGGCTTTCCTCTCGTGGGTGGCCCAGCTGGTTCAATGGAAGCAGGCCGCCAAATAGAAGTAGCAAAGCGCATCCTCACTGCCAAGAATGTACCTTATATTGTTGCTGCACCACTATTAATTCAAGATATTCACTCGTGGACACGCCAGGGTGTGGGCGGATTGCAAAGTGTGGTGTTGTATGCCTTACCAGAATTGGATGGCGCTATTGATACCATTCCTCTCGGTGGGTTAGTGGGCGAAAATATTTATCTGGTTCCTGAACGGGTGCAGCGATTAATTGATAGGGTGAAAAGCTGGGTGTCTTTGCGGCAAAAACCTGCTTCAGAACGCAAAATTGCCATTATATTATATGGATTTCCTCCAGGTTATGGTGCTGTAGGCACAGCTGCATTATTAAATGTGCCGCGTAGTTTGCTGAAGTTTCTCCACGCACTTAAAGAACAAGGTTACACCGTCGGAGATTTACCGGAAGATGGAGAAGAATTGATTTGCTGGGTGAAAGAGGCGGATGAATCTAATCCTCTTGTGGGGCAGTCGTCTCGCCTGCCCCTAGACAATGGCGGGCAGGATGCCCACCCCACTAGTACTGTTAACGCCCGTACCTTAGAAAAATGGTTGGGATATCTGCAAACTTCCCGCATCGAAAAACAATGGAAATCTCTCACGGGAACTGGTATTAAAACTTATGGCGATGAGTTTCAAATTGGCGGTGTGCAATTAGGAAATGTGTGGATAGGTGTACAACCACCTTTGGGGATACAAGGCGACCCGATGCGCTTAATGTTTGAACGGGATTTAACGCCTCATCCACAATATGCTGCTTATTATAAATGGCTGCAAAATGAGTTTGAAGCTGATGCTATAGTTCACTTTGGGATGCACGGAACGGTGGAATGGTTGCCTGGTTCTCCGTTGGGCAATACGGGTTATTCTTGGTCGGATATTTTGTTAGGAAACTTGCCTAATCTATATATATATGCGGCGAATAATCCTTCTGAATCGATGTTGGCGAAACGTCGCGGTTATGGTGTGTTGATTTCTCATAATGTGCCTCCTTATGGGCGGGCAGGTTTGTATAAGGAATTGGTGGCGTTGCGGGATTTGATTTCGGAGTATCGGGAAGATCCGCAGAAGAATTATGTTTTGAAGGAAGGGATTTGTAAAAAGATTGTGGACTCTGGGTTGGATGCAGATTGTCCGTTTGAAAATGCGAAGAAGTTGGGGATTGCGTTTACTCCAGAGAATGTGCGGATGTTTAGCGGTCATGCTTTTGATGCTTATTTGGTGGAGTTATATGAATATTTGCAGGTTTTAGAGAATCGGTTGTTTTCTTCGGGGTTGCATACTTTGGGGGAAAAGCCGAGTGAGGAGGAGTTGGGGTCTTATTTGGAGGCTTATTTTGGGGATGAGGAAGAAGGAAACGAACCGCAGAGGCGCGGAGAACACAGAGAGAAGAGAGAAGAGGAGGAAAGATTATTAAGGGATTTGTTGATGCAATCTACGGATGAGTTAACGAATTTGTTGAGGGGGTTGAATGGGGAGTATATTCCGCCTGCGCCTGGTGGGGATTTGTTACGGGATGGGGCTGGTGTTTTGCCAACTGGGAGGAATATTCATGCTTTAGATCCTTATCGGATGCCTTCACCTGCTGCTTATGAACGGGGACGAGAAATTGCTCAAAAAATTATCGCCCAGCATTTGGATGAACATGGGAAATATCCAGAAACGGTGGCGGTAATGCTTTGGGGATTGGATGCGATTAAAACGAAGGGTGAATCTTTGGGGATTCTGTTGGAATTGCTGGGGGCTGAACCTGTTAAGGAAGGAACTGGTAGAGTTGTTCGTTATGAGTTGAAGCCGTTGGCTGAGGTTGGACATCCCCGCATTGATGTGTTGGGTAATTTGTCTGGGATTTTCCGGGATAGTTTTGTAAATATTATCGAATTATTAGATGATTTATTTCAACGGGCGGCTGATGCTGATGAACCGGAAGATCGGAATTTTATTAGAAGACACGCTTTAGCTTTAAAAGCCCAAGGTGTGGAAAATGCATCGGCGAGATTGTTTTCTAATCCGGCGGGTGATTTTGGTTCTTTGGTGAATGATAAGGTGGTTGATGGTAACTGGGAATCTGGTGAGGAGTTAGGCAATACTTGGCAAAGCCGCAATGTATTCAGCTACGGGAGAGAGGATAAAGGTCAAGCTAGACCGGAAGTGTTGAATACGTTGTTAAAAACTAGCGATCGCATTGTTCAAGAAATCGATTCGGTAGAATATGGTTTAACTGATATTCAAGAATATTACGCTAATACTGGCGGTTTGAAAAAAGCAGCAGAGAAACAAGGCGGTAAGAAGGTTACAACCAGCTTTGTGGAAAGTTTCTCGAAGGATACTACACCCCGCAATTTGGATGATTTGCTGCGAATGGAGTATCGCACTAAGTTGGTAAATCCCAAATGGGCGCAAGCGATGGCGAATCAAGGTTCTGGTGGTGCTTTTGAAATTTCCCAACGGATGACGGCGTTGATTGGTTGGGGTGGTACTGCCGATTTTGCCGATGATTGGGTTTATGACCAAGCGGCTGATACTTATGCATTAGATGCAGAGATGGCGGAAAAGTTACGCAAGGCAAATCCTGAAGCTTTTCGCAATATTTTAGGGAGAATGTTGGAGGCGCATGGGCGCGGTTTCTGGGAAGCTGATGGTGAGAAGTTAGATAAGTTGCGGCAATTATATGAGTTGACAGATGAGGAGTTGGAAGGCGTGACGGTTTAG
- a CDS encoding NACHT domain-containing protein, with translation MLDLIRDFLTRHNLNLSTEEIENLLFKERFLLLVDGLNELPNDEARRDLDGFRHKYHRITPMIFTTRYLRVGGDLGIEKKLEMQPLTEAQMQHFVRAYSPEVGDKMLRQLAGRLRELAETPLLLSMLCQVFNYAKQIPTSLGELFRWFSGEYHKLKENVPIAEELPNWQADLLQHLAFVMMQGDNLTELRLTISKLQARNVLAKFLRNEEVPSANDRARRWLDDLLKYHLIQLRTDNEIEFRHQLIQEYYAAESILLQLDNISDEKLKRDYLNCLKWTEPVALMLGLVNDEGQALRVVKLALDVDLKLGARLAGEVKQEYQKKTVNLILELDIHKLLQVEFLGITHSEDAVSFLNNSLQHEYSDVRKRAADALGKSAMKRRYLP, from the coding sequence GTGCTAGATTTAATTCGAGACTTTTTGACTCGCCATAATTTAAACCTCAGCACGGAAGAGATTGAAAATCTACTGTTTAAAGAACGATTTTTGTTACTTGTAGACGGTTTGAATGAGTTACCCAACGATGAAGCTAGACGAGATTTAGACGGATTTCGGCACAAATACCACCGAATCACGCCGATGATTTTTACTACGCGGTATTTGAGGGTGGGGGGTGATTTAGGTATTGAAAAAAAGCTGGAAATGCAACCACTCACAGAAGCGCAGATGCAGCATTTTGTCCGCGCTTATTCGCCAGAGGTGGGTGATAAAATGCTGCGACAGTTGGCTGGACGCTTGCGAGAATTGGCGGAAACGCCGTTGTTATTGTCGATGCTGTGTCAAGTATTCAATTATGCTAAACAAATTCCTACTAGTTTAGGTGAGTTGTTTCGTTGGTTCTCTGGAGAGTATCACAAACTCAAGGAAAATGTACCAATTGCTGAAGAGTTACCTAACTGGCAGGCTGATTTATTGCAGCATCTCGCATTTGTAATGATGCAAGGCGACAATTTGACTGAGTTGCGATTAACTATTTCTAAACTGCAAGCTAGGAATGTTTTAGCGAAATTTTTACGAAATGAAGAAGTACCTTCTGCTAATGATCGTGCTAGACGCTGGCTAGATGATTTGCTCAAATATCACTTGATTCAATTGAGAACAGATAACGAAATTGAATTCCGCCACCAGCTGATTCAGGAATACTACGCCGCAGAATCTATACTCCTACAGCTTGACAATATTAGTGATGAGAAGCTGAAACGAGATTATCTAAATTGCTTGAAGTGGACAGAACCTGTGGCGTTGATGTTAGGGTTGGTGAATGATGAAGGGCAGGCTTTACGAGTGGTGAAGTTAGCCTTAGATGTAGATTTGAAGTTAGGGGCAAGGTTGGCAGGAGAGGTAAAGCAAGAGTATCAGAAAAAAACAGTAAATTTAATTTTAGAGTTAGACATTCATAAATTACTTCAAGTTGAGTTTTTAGGTATCACTCACTCTGAGGATGCCGTTAGTTTTTTAAATAATTCATTACAGCATGAATATTCTGATGTTCGTAAGAGAGCCGCAGATGCGTTAGGAAAATCGGCAATGAAGCGGCGGTATCTGCCTTAA
- a CDS encoding ATP-binding protein: MVADPSIDFHRYLESVSEDETYRYWQDLYTPTNALDRQRLEPKNSRRRLDLSLMVQTVPQQRKGEAPDREKIERLNILEGLRKYAPDHVLLVGKPGSGKSTALERLLWEEAEKRRGAWEQRRSGKADKDSRASRVKALQNFGARFNSRLFDSP; the protein is encoded by the coding sequence ATGGTTGCAGACCCCAGCATAGATTTTCATAGGTATCTAGAATCTGTGAGCGAGGATGAGACATATAGATATTGGCAAGATTTATACACGCCAACTAATGCCCTAGACCGTCAAAGACTTGAACCAAAAAACTCGCGCAGACGCTTAGATTTGAGTTTGATGGTGCAAACAGTACCACAGCAACGAAAAGGTGAAGCACCAGACAGAGAAAAAATTGAACGGTTGAATATCCTCGAAGGGTTACGGAAGTATGCGCCCGACCATGTATTGCTAGTAGGAAAACCGGGTTCAGGGAAATCTACAGCTTTAGAACGTTTGTTGTGGGAAGAAGCCGAAAAGCGCAGGGGAGCATGGGAGCAGAGGAGAAGCGGAAAAGCTGACAAGGATTCCCGTGCTAGTAGAGTTAAGGCGCTACAAAACTTCGGTGCTAGATTTAATTCGAGACTTTTTGACTCGCCATAA